A single window of bacterium DNA harbors:
- a CDS encoding hydantoinase B/oxoprolinase family protein, producing the protein MGADVGGTFTDVIVQEPDGRTTTRKVLSTPPSYDKAVTVAIDTLVRDSPRSAPTLVQEVIHGTTVATNAILERRGAHLALVTTEGFRDVLELRRVRMPHLYNPFWRKPPPIVERRLRFEIGERMLADGTSHRPVDEAEVAEVAARLRDEQVEAVAVCLLHAHKYPAHEEQVARILRRELPGVHVVLSNEVLREQNEYERSATTALNAYVIPIMGAYVRDLVDGLEGVGVDAPVLIMQSSGGAMTAADAAHRPVYALESGPAAGVVAAQGLARELGIANAISFDMGGTTAKASLIEEGRVTLSREYEVGADLSVGTRLLRGSGELLRVPSIDIAEVGAGGGSIAWVDSAGGLQVGPRSAGAVPGPACYGLGGDDLTVTDANVVLGYVRSGPLAGDAVSIKPGLARAALESVATPLEIPVAEAARGVHDLANARMMRALRAVSSERGRDPREFALIAFGGAGPIHAASLATELGIDTVVVPPNAGVFSAAGLLYARPEYHDVRFCELDARDTSVIPTMSRLLAELESRLESSISGGVSEWVRSADVRYKGQSFDIEVTIPETELTAAGLAKLVTDFEDRHEQLYGVRKDPDDPIEVRAVRLAALGSLPRTRQVSQEAALPDRAEETRPPDGRRPALFSLADGYLDTPVLARRNGVGPDGMTGPLLIDEYDTTIVVPPGWVARRHASGALFLSRQEGGKTEVEHADVVTRQIVANALASAADEMATTIFRTAHSTVVRDAMDFSAALLGPDAQTVAQAVTIPFHLGAVPTAVDALLARFRHRMRPGDVFIMNDPFDGGMHLPDVFVIKPVFYGETLIGYGVATAHHGDIGGRLLGSSATDNTEVFQDGLRIPWMHLYKEGDPVEEVHALIRANVRVPHMLFGDLGAQVAACSVGERALQAMAERYRIGRLTELMDGLIDYTEVLMRKEISTWPDGTATFTDYMDSDGIESRDVAIRVKVTIQEDEVMVDLSDSDPMVAGSLNATRSFIVATAYHCVMSAAASEFPNTAGAFRPVRIVTKPGTVTHAVYPGANSMRGVTGFRAFDAINGALAQLVPDRVPAAGEGGNTVVILGGHHDDGEPFVYFELLVGTWGATPESDGNDGLSNPIATAANVPIEVAEAEFPIIIERYGLVPDSGGAGRHRGGLGLEKSWRPLVPTSLLIRSDRQRHPPFGLMGGAPGGLSANTVSRLSGEEEEFPPMFSDGLAAGELYHHVQAGGGGWGDPLERDPARVAEDVRNGKVGFEAARGDYGVILDEDMVVDAEATASIRRRMKAEREH; encoded by the coding sequence GTGGGCGCCGACGTAGGGGGAACGTTCACGGACGTCATCGTCCAGGAACCCGACGGCCGCACCACCACGCGCAAGGTGCTGTCCACACCTCCCTCGTACGACAAGGCGGTCACTGTCGCCATCGACACCTTGGTGCGTGATTCACCCCGGTCGGCGCCAACCCTGGTCCAGGAGGTAATCCACGGGACCACGGTGGCGACCAACGCCATTCTCGAGCGCCGGGGCGCCCACCTGGCCCTCGTGACCACGGAGGGGTTCCGCGACGTGCTGGAACTCCGTCGGGTCAGGATGCCCCACCTTTACAACCCCTTCTGGCGCAAGCCCCCGCCGATCGTCGAGCGGCGCCTTCGTTTCGAGATCGGCGAGCGCATGCTGGCCGACGGGACGTCCCACCGTCCGGTGGACGAGGCCGAGGTCGCGGAGGTGGCCGCCCGATTGCGCGACGAGCAGGTGGAGGCGGTGGCGGTCTGCCTGTTGCACGCCCACAAGTATCCGGCCCATGAGGAGCAGGTGGCGCGAATCCTGAGGCGTGAACTCCCCGGCGTCCATGTCGTGCTGTCGAACGAGGTTCTCAGGGAGCAGAACGAGTACGAGCGGTCCGCCACTACCGCCCTCAACGCCTACGTGATCCCGATCATGGGCGCCTACGTGCGCGATCTCGTGGACGGTCTGGAAGGAGTCGGGGTGGACGCTCCGGTCCTGATCATGCAGTCGTCCGGTGGCGCTATGACCGCCGCCGACGCCGCCCACCGGCCGGTTTACGCCCTCGAATCCGGTCCGGCGGCCGGAGTGGTGGCCGCCCAAGGATTGGCCAGGGAACTGGGCATAGCGAACGCCATCTCGTTCGACATGGGCGGCACCACGGCCAAAGCGTCGCTGATCGAGGAAGGGCGAGTCACCCTCAGCAGGGAGTACGAGGTGGGTGCCGACCTATCGGTGGGGACCCGGCTGCTGCGTGGTTCCGGAGAGTTGCTGAGGGTGCCGAGCATCGACATTGCGGAGGTGGGGGCCGGTGGTGGGAGTATCGCCTGGGTGGACTCCGCCGGCGGCCTCCAGGTGGGTCCTCGCAGCGCCGGGGCGGTTCCCGGTCCCGCCTGCTACGGCCTCGGCGGGGACGATCTCACCGTGACCGACGCCAACGTGGTGCTGGGCTACGTCCGGTCCGGGCCCCTCGCCGGGGACGCCGTTTCGATCAAACCGGGTCTGGCGAGGGCCGCGCTGGAGTCGGTCGCCACCCCGCTGGAGATTCCGGTGGCGGAGGCCGCCCGGGGTGTCCACGATCTGGCCAACGCCCGGATGATGCGCGCCCTGCGGGCGGTTTCGTCCGAGCGCGGGCGCGATCCGCGGGAGTTCGCCCTGATCGCGTTCGGCGGGGCAGGTCCTATCCACGCGGCCAGCCTGGCAACCGAGTTGGGGATCGACACGGTGGTCGTGCCCCCCAATGCCGGGGTCTTCTCTGCGGCAGGTCTCCTCTATGCCCGGCCGGAGTACCACGATGTCCGGTTCTGCGAACTGGACGCCAGGGACACTTCGGTGATCCCCACCATGTCCCGATTGTTGGCCGAGCTGGAATCCCGGCTGGAGTCGAGCATCTCCGGCGGGGTCAGCGAGTGGGTCCGATCCGCCGATGTGCGCTACAAGGGCCAGAGCTTCGACATCGAGGTGACCATTCCGGAGACCGAGCTGACCGCTGCAGGGCTGGCGAAGCTGGTCACGGACTTCGAGGACCGCCACGAGCAGTTGTACGGCGTGCGCAAGGATCCGGACGACCCGATCGAGGTGCGGGCGGTCCGACTCGCGGCCCTGGGATCCCTGCCTCGAACCAGGCAGGTGTCGCAAGAAGCAGCGCTTCCCGACCGCGCTGAAGAAACCAGGCCACCCGACGGCCGGCGTCCCGCCCTTTTCAGCCTCGCCGACGGCTACCTGGACACTCCGGTGCTCGCACGAAGGAACGGTGTAGGGCCGGACGGGATGACCGGTCCGCTGCTCATCGACGAGTACGACACCACGATCGTGGTTCCGCCGGGCTGGGTCGCCCGCCGCCATGCTTCGGGGGCCCTCTTCCTGAGCCGCCAGGAGGGCGGCAAGACCGAGGTGGAGCATGCCGATGTCGTAACCCGCCAGATAGTGGCCAACGCCCTGGCTTCGGCCGCGGACGAGATGGCCACCACCATCTTCCGGACCGCCCACTCGACCGTGGTACGGGACGCGATGGACTTCTCCGCCGCCCTGCTCGGTCCAGATGCCCAGACCGTGGCCCAGGCCGTGACCATTCCCTTCCACCTCGGCGCCGTGCCTACTGCCGTCGACGCCCTCCTGGCTCGCTTCCGCCACAGGATGCGGCCCGGCGACGTCTTCATAATGAACGATCCCTTCGACGGCGGCATGCACCTACCGGACGTCTTCGTCATCAAGCCCGTGTTCTACGGGGAGACCCTGATCGGCTACGGCGTGGCGACCGCCCACCATGGCGACATCGGTGGGAGGCTGCTCGGTAGCTCGGCCACGGACAACACCGAGGTGTTCCAGGACGGCCTCCGCATACCTTGGATGCACCTCTACAAGGAGGGTGATCCGGTGGAGGAGGTCCACGCTCTCATCAGGGCCAACGTGCGGGTCCCCCACATGCTCTTCGGCGATCTCGGCGCCCAGGTGGCGGCCTGTTCTGTCGGAGAGAGGGCGTTGCAAGCGATGGCCGAGCGCTACAGGATCGGGCGGCTGACCGAGCTGATGGATGGGCTGATCGACTACACCGAGGTCCTGATGCGCAAGGAGATCTCCACCTGGCCGGACGGGACCGCCACTTTCACCGACTACATGGATTCGGACGGCATCGAGAGCCGCGACGTGGCCATCAGGGTGAAGGTGACGATCCAAGAGGATGAGGTGATGGTCGACCTCTCGGACTCGGATCCCATGGTGGCGGGGTCTCTCAATGCCACCCGCTCGTTCATCGTGGCCACCGCATACCACTGCGTCATGTCGGCCGCCGCCTCGGAGTTCCCCAACACCGCCGGGGCCTTCCGTCCGGTCCGTATCGTTACCAAACCGGGGACTGTGACCCACGCCGTCTATCCGGGCGCCAACTCGATGAGGGGCGTCACCGGGTTCCGCGCCTTCGACGCCATCAACGGCGCCCTTGCCCAGCTGGTCCCGGACCGCGTGCCCGCGGCCGGCGAGGGCGGCAACACAGTGGTGATTCTCGGAGGTCATCACGACGACGGCGAGCCCTTCGTCTATTTCGAGCTGCTGGTCGGGACCTGGGGAGCCACTCCCGAGAGCGACGGGAACGACGGGCTCAGCAACCCCATAGCCACTGCCGCCAACGTACCCATAGAGGTGGCGGAAGCGGAGTTCCCCATCATCATCGAACGCTACGGCCTGGTGCCCGACAGCGGTGGGGCGGGGCGCCACCGCGGTGGTCTGGGCCTGGAGAAGTCATGGCGGCCGCTGGTGCCCACCTCCCTGCTGATCCGCTCCGACCGCCAGCGGCACCCGCCCTTCGGCCTGATGGGCGGTGCTCCGGGCGGGTTGTCCGCCAA
- a CDS encoding ABC transporter permease produces the protein MRLKRRRTTAARPGVVLGDQKVLGGTRFRSIIRALLVPLGVLVIWYAVTNAGWIGPEYLPPPHRLVEVFSTGFHYLAGKRVPFADGVYEATWVSTRMVLLGLAIGTPPGLVIGLAFGYSRLMRDLLEFSLDAIRPTPLLALLPLFLLWFGSDPSTGVALIAFGVFLILTIQVTEAVRNVPHIYVRASLTAGASRFHIYRTVVVPAILPHMMAGFRLAVVVSWGLVVAAEFMGAGVGLGWLMIGRSRYLDNAGILVIVFIFAALAILSDFLLRAAAKRFTRWSPRATASVSMVGEMLGSR, from the coding sequence ATGAGACTGAAACGCCGGCGGACGACGGCGGCTCGGCCCGGTGTGGTGCTGGGGGACCAGAAGGTTCTCGGCGGCACCCGCTTCCGTTCGATCATCCGGGCACTGCTCGTTCCGCTCGGCGTGCTGGTCATCTGGTACGCGGTCACCAACGCCGGCTGGATAGGCCCGGAATACTTGCCCCCACCGCATCGGCTGGTCGAAGTCTTCAGTACAGGGTTTCACTACCTGGCCGGCAAGAGGGTTCCCTTCGCCGACGGTGTCTACGAGGCAACCTGGGTCAGCACCCGGATGGTGCTGCTCGGGTTGGCGATCGGCACCCCCCCGGGCCTGGTGATCGGGCTCGCCTTCGGGTACAGCCGCTTGATGCGCGACCTGCTGGAGTTCAGCCTGGACGCCATCCGTCCCACCCCTCTGCTGGCTCTCCTTCCGCTGTTCCTGCTGTGGTTCGGTTCCGACCCTTCGACCGGGGTCGCCCTGATCGCGTTCGGGGTGTTCCTGATCCTCACCATCCAGGTCACGGAGGCGGTCCGCAACGTGCCTCACATTTACGTCAGGGCCTCTCTGACCGCCGGGGCATCGCGGTTCCACATCTACCGGACGGTGGTGGTCCCCGCCATCCTGCCCCACATGATGGCCGGCTTCCGTTTGGCGGTGGTGGTGTCCTGGGGTCTGGTGGTGGCGGCCGAGTTCATGGGCGCCGGCGTCGGTCTCGGGTGGCTGATGATCGGGAGGAGCCGGTACCTGGACAACGCCGGAATACTCGTGATCGTCTTCATCTTCGCCGCGCTGGCGATACTGAGCGACTTCCTGCTGCGCGCCGCCGCCAAGCGGTTCACCAGGTGGAGCCCCAGAGCCACGGCCTCCGTCAGCATGGTCGGCGAGATGCTCGGCTCGCGATGA
- a CDS encoding ABC transporter permease, which translates to MADRTLAWLRRPGRISRMVRALFLPVLALLIWAAITNLGLIKPILLPTPQKLFSVWWAIGDLIPGAFWITLQMVVTGIIVGGLAGLGFGLIFGYSRWARDLLEFSFDALRVVPIFALIPLFLLWFGIGMRPQIALVTLGVMLILTIQTTEAVRNVLHIHVQAALTAGASRFHIYRTVVVPSIIPHILAGLRLAVMAAWGLDVAAEFMGSVQGLGFLMLAGLVNLDSARIIAMVIIFALLAIGSDFLLRALIKRTIRWAQRATAGGLVAEVLGTR; encoded by the coding sequence TTGGCCGATCGCACTCTCGCCTGGTTGCGCAGGCCGGGGCGTATCAGCCGGATGGTGCGGGCGCTGTTCCTCCCCGTGCTGGCCCTCTTGATCTGGGCCGCTATTACCAACCTCGGTCTGATCAAGCCGATCCTCCTTCCGACACCCCAGAAGCTGTTCTCGGTGTGGTGGGCGATCGGGGATCTGATTCCCGGCGCCTTCTGGATCACCCTGCAGATGGTGGTGACCGGCATAATCGTGGGTGGGTTGGCAGGGCTCGGCTTCGGTCTTATATTCGGATACAGCCGATGGGCGCGGGACCTGTTGGAGTTCTCGTTCGACGCGCTGCGCGTGGTACCGATCTTCGCGCTGATACCGCTGTTCCTGCTTTGGTTCGGCATAGGGATGCGGCCCCAGATCGCCCTGGTCACCTTGGGTGTGATGCTGATCCTGACCATCCAGACCACCGAGGCGGTTCGCAACGTCCTGCACATACACGTACAGGCCGCTCTGACGGCGGGGGCGTCCCGGTTTCACATCTATCGTACGGTGGTGGTCCCGTCGATCATCCCGCACATACTGGCGGGCCTGCGGTTGGCGGTGATGGCCGCATGGGGGTTGGACGTGGCGGCCGAGTTCATGGGATCGGTCCAGGGTCTCGGGTTCCTGATGCTGGCCGGACTGGTCAACCTCGACTCCGCCCGCATCATCGCCATGGTGATCATCTTCGCGCTGCTGGCGATAGGCTCGGACTTCCTGCTGAGAGCATTGATCAAGCGAACTATCAGGTGGGCACAGCGGGCTACCGCCGGTGGACTGGTCGCCGAGGTCTTGGGTACGAGGTGA